Part of the Chaetodon trifascialis isolate fChaTrf1 chromosome 1, fChaTrf1.hap1, whole genome shotgun sequence genome, TACACGAGTTGAGCTTTATGATCaccttatcttattttattaaagtgcctgtctctttttttatctcttttgttgttttacagtGCAGCGCAATAACTCTCTTGTTTACTGTTTTATTGCCTGTAGCCGGTAAACGTCCATTATGCAGGTATCAGTTGAACTGGACACAAGGTGCTGATTTCCCACTTTCGAGCCTTGGCTGCGATAAAGAGCATTTACAGCAGCGTGCTGTCTGAGATAACGAGCACTAAAGGCTGGAtgtgttgtctctgtttttcacaGCTTGGACAAGATGGTCATTTTACTGCAGTCAGGCTATTAGTTATTGAACTGGTACCTTCTGCTGTTTCATATCTAAATCACCTCCAATGTCACTGGTGGAACTGGATCAGTAACATCAAGTTAAGTAATTTTTAATCATAACATATGCACACTGTTAGAAATGATTCCAGTTGTTTCCGTTTGTGAGTGCTACAAAAAAAGTCTTAGCTGAGCCTGCTGCTCACGTTTCAGGTGACTTGTTTGTGGTTCTctcattgtttcatttaaatgtttcactAAAGAGTTAACATCAGCCAACattacacaaaatgcaaaagattagagaaaagtcaaaaaaaaaaaaaagtgacacatTTGTGTAGCAGAACTTTGCTTTTTCGTCTTTCCTCTCCCATTTATCATCTTACAAACTCTCAAATTTATACCTCCTTCCCCCCACCTCAACCAGGAACAGTGAAATGCTCCATAGACATGAACAATCTAATAACGTCATATAGAATAATCTGTCACTCACAGGGGCCTCTTGTCTACATAAGCAGTAcctttacttttgatactttaaatacatttctctGAAAATGCTTTTACTGAAGCCACATTCTTTGATGGAGTAAGTGCACTTCAAGGTTTTGGCACTTACTTAACTGAAGGATCTTCCTGTCCATTACACCTCGCTCTTTACTCTCAGCCTTCTGAACGCCTACGgcttctttcacttttttctcacaaacacacacaaacatactcaCCACTCTCTTGAGAACGTCATCGGGGACGTTCCTCTTGTGTGGACAGACGCTGTAGGCGGAGGAGTGGCTGAAGATGACCGGAGCTTTAGACATGTCCAGCACCTGGTTCATCACTGCGACAGGCACATGGGCCAGGTCGATGAGCATCCCCAGACGGTTCATTTCCACTATGACTTGCTGTTGTACACAAGCACCATGTTTATTACATGATCTACACATGACCTTTGTAAAACCTACTAAAACCTTAATTTCCTTCATTTTGTAGCGTCAGTCAATAGTTTTTATCACATAACAGTCAGTACTTCTTAAGAAACTTTGAGTATTTTGACCTTGAAGTGTCTTTTCTGATGATCAGCATGAAAAAAGCCAATTAAACCTTCTTTACGAGGCAATGAACTGTAGATTAACTTTGGTCACATACACGCAGAAAAAACAGTTATTTATCTATTTCTTCAGTGTATCTAGCTGGacgaataaaaaaagaaaatactccATTGCCAAGTGTATTTACATAAAggtattttttatatttatattccaGGAGCACCGTGTTGTTATTTTGATTGCTCAGTAAACATTTAATGTAGAGAAGGCATCATTTCACATATCAGAAGTAATgttcagtcatgcctgcaatAAAGTGAGGTTGAATAAAACCCACTGAGAgtaaagcaatttgaagacactAATCTGAAATTTACTACAGATGAAATATGCTCATCCCTGCCAGTACACTGACCTTGCCAAATGGAGACAGGCCATTATGCTGAGATGGATCTGATCCTGTGTCAACAAGCCAGTTATCCGCcctgccaaaaaaaacaaaacaaaaacacagctaccataaaacagtcaaactgaACAGAGgagcaaaccaaacaaaaaccaaGAAAATCTGAATTCCTGAATGAACCAAAGGACAACCAGGGATTACATTTCTAGCCTGGAAACTACATTTAAAAACTCTCTATGACTTTATTCCCAAGTAAAATAGGTGATTCAAAGGCCACATGCTGTACTTTGCACTGGGATATTACTACAAATATACATTAAGTACTCTGAACGCAGACAGAACAAAGAAGTAAAGCACAGGCAGGTGAAAAGGCAGCTGTCAGACAGTAACTGTAGGCAGGTAATGTCCTCACTGCAGCTGTGTAACTCACTGCTCAGGTGAAACATTTCAATGCCAAACCGGCTCTTCCAGAGCATCTGATACTGCTGCCTGGAGGCCTGCAGGAATCCCCCGTACTCCCCACAGCACAACCTACAGTGACCATGACCTCTGATGGTAAGACGCCACACAGACACGACTGAGCCTTACGGACAGCTCAGGTACTGCATGAAGACCGTCACGCTTCTGTTCTTCCTAATTGTCGGTTAACTGTCTTCAGAGTGCAGTAGCTGCCATTTCTGTTGCTGCTCTCAGTCTCGTAAAATGTCATtaagttttatttgtttctgttgttgtttaatTGTGACACAGACgtgtgtatgcatttgtgtgtgtgctcagggcAGCGGTAGAACCGAACTAAGTACTTCaatactgtacttaagtacaaatgcGAGGTACTTGAACttcatttgagtgttttcatttcctgcaatGTTTTAGTTTTGAACTCCACAACGTTTATTTGGCAGCAATAGTTACTTTACACATGAAGAACATTTGAAGAGCTTGTTGATATAACTTCCCTGATTACACTGTGACTTTGGCATTAAGCAGGACTTTTACCTGTAATGGAATAtcttttacagtacagtattcACACTCTCACTGGAGCAAAGGATATTACCTCCCCCACTGGCTCAgggacacacacgtacacacagttGTGTGACACCTGTTGCAAGGTCACCTGTGTGCAttgtttttagtgtgtgtgatGCCATAAATCACCTGTGCTGCTGGTTCTTACCAGGGTGTGTTGCAGGAGTGCGTCAGTGTGAGGTAGCGGACCCCCAGCTGGTACATGGTGCGCAGGGTGCCCAGACTGCTGTCGATGGAGTGACCCCCCTCCACCCCGATAAGACTGGCTGTCTTTTTCATCTTGAAGGCCTCCATGATGTCTGTgcagcacagacatgagagatgATGGGTGATTCAGCCAGAAAGCAGGTATGGAGAGAGAGGACGtgacactgaaatatcttaCCTTGGCTGCTGGTGGCAAACATGAAGGTTTCTGGGTATTTTTGGCACATCCGGTGAACCACGTCTATCTGCTCCAGTGTTTGTCGGACAGCATCTTTGTACTGAGTGTCGCAGGGAACGTAGGCAGACCAGAActgagagagggacagaggataATGTATGAATGACCAGCACTGCTGTGTATTCAAGGACGGTTTATGGAGCTGTGCCATCTTCCtaattacaaccctgattccaggAAAAGCTGGGACGCTATATTTTAAACAATTATATTTTTCAACGTGGTGCTTAAATGCCTGATGGAATGGCAACTTTCCAAACGAAGGTTATCTTTATTCCACCTTGCATAATGTGAAAAATATGCTAAGTCAAGTCATGCAAAGATTATTCACCTGAATGATCTATTGTGTAAGCTGttataaaagcagagaaagccTCTCACAGAGGTAAGCAGCAAGTTTATTGAACCTAGCATTGACTCTTCCTCTACACTCTCAGGGAAGTGCATTCATTTATCATGTATAATTTACAGTCAGCAGTGCATGACTCACCATcgaaacaaaacacagatgaacGTTAGACAGTGTCACAGCCCTGAATCTGATGAAAACATGTGCAAGGTCTTAGTTAGGGATGCACTGATCCAACATTTCTCAACCTATTTCAACACTTCAACTCAGAGTACAGCTGATACTAGATGTCAATCTGATGACATGTGCTCTTTCCCTCTTAGTTTAGACTTCACTGTAGACAGCTGATTTAAGTTATTCTTAAGTAAGGATTGCTGAGCTGGAGGCAAAATATACacattttacttaagtacaatcGCAGACATATTAGcagcaaaatatacttaaagtatgaaaagttAAGAGCACTCATCATACAGAGCGCTCCATTATTGTATATAcatcacagtgctgctgttatACACAGTACGCATTCATTTGTGAACTGTATCATACAGTACAGATAATGTTAATTACTTGATATACTGTTGTGTAAtctataaaaacacatcatatgTGTCAAATTGGTCATATTTTCAATGGAAAAATCTTAATTTATAAAGTAAGCTGCAATAGTTGTCAAATCCCTCTAAAAAGTACTGAAGCAGAAGTGCAAATGATTGCAGAATGGATCCACTCGACcacttgtttttgctgcatgaGGAAAGCATGTCCTGGATTAAAACTTTAAACCTCATTTGGATTGACAGGCTCCAGCGTGGCAGGTCATAGACCTGTGTCTGTATGAAGTAAATATTTGCTCACCAGAAGCTTCATCCAATGCAAACAGGTGTGTTACACCCTTTGTTACCCTCTGCTTTGCCACCTTAGAGCTGCTCAGTACAGCTTCGAGTATTTTCTAGCAATCATCTCATTACAGAGTGGCCTTAAAAGAGCCTTTCATTTCCCATTACGCTCTGTTCTGTGTGTACCTGAGCTCCCAGCCGTCCCTCCTTGATCTTAGggatgttggtgtgtgttgtgttaagTTTGTTGAGATCCACTTTGTTGAGCTCGTTGTTGAATTGCTTTCGAAGTTGCCACGGCAGGTCGTTGTGGCTGAAAGATCAGAGGGTAAGCGGTCACACACTCTTTCAACATGAACTGACTTTACAGCAGGGAGGAAAACTGCTGCATCAGCGTGAGAAATCGCTTCCAGAACAGAGGTTTTACCACACAATATACTGCAAAATGTTTACTGCTGCCTTTGCTCATATGGTAAACAGGCTGCCATCATTCAAAGCACATTTCACTTTATGAAAAAGACGTTTCCACTTACCCATCGATGAGCGGGGTCTCAGACATCAGCTTCCAAGCTCTGTCCAGGTATGCGTCCTGAGCCACGGTGACGGCACCGATGACCCACAGCACCAAACATACAGCAGACTGAAACTGAGACAGCATTTCTTAAACTATCACACACTCTTCAATGCTCTGCTCGTCTTTGTGTCCCCAAAGTTTCTCCCCTGTTTGCCCAATCTCAAGATTATACCACTTGACCTTTCTTTAACCTCTAAATAATCCTGATTCTACCAGCTttttttgttggtgttgttcAGATCTGTGCAGATCCCTTCAGGTTCTCACTccagttttctgtctgtttccgTTCAAGGATGCTTTTGAACATAACTCAGCTCATCGCTCCTCCTCTTGACAGAGAGTCTGTTTCTCATTACGGCGTCGGCGGTCATAAATGCAGCCACGGTGGCTCGGGCATTTCTACAATCTCTGTGGCTGTTAGCCAGTATGTGTGAGGTTAATGAATAGTGTACCTTTTGACTGCTTCTCTAAAGTTCCCCATAAATTCTTCGAACAAACATGTCTCTCAGTGTCACATGTGTCATTTGCGTGACCTTGGAAAAACTCCTTTTCCAGACCTGCTAAGCAGCACTAACACCGCAGCAGTCTGGAGCAGGGAAACAACCTTCACTGTGAAGAAGAATGTCAATTTCAGACAAAAGTTACACCACATTTAGAGTACTTTGATACTTCACTGTGGGTGTTTTTCATTAGGATACCTGCGTTTAGTCTGTTTACTGGCGATGGAGTTGAAGTTTATACAGTAATTCTACAGCAACATGCAGCTCCATCACAGTAATCTGACGGGTGTTTTACTGTTAGATCACAGTTCAACACAATAATATATACTGCATATCACAGTAAAATCATAGTTAAATACAGTAATTCTGCAGTACTGTACAGTAATACTGCTGCACTACCAGTGTGGAGGTTTTATCTGAGAGCCACACCATCACTGCAGGGGATGAActtcagacacacaaatcagGACTTCAGAGTAGATCTAGAGGTGATTATGGTGTACTGCATACAATACGATCAATATGTAtagattaatctgcagattattttctaaATTAATTGTTAAGAAACtcaggagacagaagaaaagatgaaagatcCCGTAAATAAATTGACTAATGAATAGATTAATGATTTCAGCTCAGTATTTCTATTTTGGGGATATTACTGGTGCAATATATTGTAGTGATGGCAAACTtgattttttctgtttgctttcataATAATAGttaatgagaggaaatgagataAGAACCAGAGGCTGCTGGTGGTTACAGTTAAGTATTAACTTAATGGGACTGAAGGATTCATAATATTATCAGCTGGTGAGTTGCTGCCGAGATGTGTTGCAGCTGATACGAAGAAAAAATGAGCTGGTGGTGTCCTGACTAGTGGTTTTTAACGTTTCCTCACATAAAAACTGACCAATATGACAAAGTACATGGACTCAATCAGAGAAGACATCGGGACATTACAGGAGAGAGTTACAGCTGAGCTCATTGGATAATGATTAAATAATAAAACCTGTGAATATTACATGATCATCAcatgattattttcttcttctttcatgcctgaacaaacatgaaaaactcATTTATCTTCACTCCAACATACAGAACAACACATGAGGTGTCTCATCACTGATTTACTGCCATCATCAGCTCCACCTTCTTATCTTCAAGGCGATTTTTCCAATTAGTCAGTAAAGATGGTCCCACCCACTTTGAGTTATGTAACAATTATTACAGTCAATACTTTGTCTTTTACagtcttttttatttcagtgaatatGGATGATTATTACTGATCAGTGATAGAAAAGTGGTTTCCATTTGTATGAAAtaaagggcctttctgtgtggagtttgcatgttctccccgtgctcacctggggtatcctccataaaaatacccccactaaaaacatgcaagaagatcaacacctgaccaatggtgacaaatgagagttgggtccccgggcgctggtcgactggcagcccaccgctcctggtctgccatggaggaaggactgaccatggatgggtcaaaaagcaggaaagaatttcacaattgcatggcgtgtacagtttccctcctcaactctgcatgttgtgtgtaatgtgacgaataaaggaattcttaatCTTAAAAATGCCACGCTTTGCTTTGAAATCAAGTGAATTGACTGCCTTCATTTTGAACTCTGCACACTTAGATCTTACTAATATATCAGAAAAAGCTATGAaaaatttattatttatgtatttgtctGCATTTATTACTTACAACAATCATTGTTCTTTCAACTGAGCAGTCGGTGTTTTAATTAAGAGACCCTGAAAAACAACAGCGCCTCTGCAGTCTCCTCAGTGGTGATTGAAGAGGTTTAAACTGAGATCTGTCCATCCAGAGTGTGTTCAGCTGACATTCTGTGATCCAGTCCCAACAGCACGAACTCCAGATTAACCTTCTGTTTTATGAAGAGCTTTGGTGAATTAACACACCTGTTATTTCCAGGTGCAtttgacactgaaacaggaactTGCTCCTGtttaaatctgcacagattttgATGCTAAGCTTCTAGTTTCTTTTACCAATGACTGGTAATTTCCTATATTATTAGCTAACGGTTGCTCAGAAgtatttttgtctctttctgctcGTTCAGTTATCAGTCTGTTTGAACGATTGTACAGAATTTTGTCTTCAAGAAACACCCACTGACTGACACCCATTTGAGGTGTCCATTTGCATTTCCTCTTGAAGCGCGTGAGGTCATCACTCGCATCTCTCACAGACAGATGCAAAAAGGGCCGAAGCAGAGAGACGCACAGTCACAGGCAGAGCTGCCGAAGGGTAAAGCACAGACGGAAAACTAGTCAAGAGACAGCTaaaagaggaggacagagaccaGCATATTGGAACTTATATCAAAGTTGGACATGGCCAGGTTGGATGTCACTGAGATGTTTCATGGTATTTTGTTTCCTGGACACCTGCACACTCAGGATTCCTTGCACCTCGCTCTAAAATTTCCATTTCAGGACACGGATATCCTCATTGTCTCCTATCCAAAGTCAGGTAAGAGGGGAGGACAAACTGATCCAGATACAAAGCACCTGCACTGTCTTAAAGAGTAGAGTACAACCAATCACACGAGCATGTTGAGTTATTCATTGCAGACATAATGCTGCGTTCCATTTAAGTTCATGTTATACTGGTATTTATTCTTTGCAGTGGTTTTCTGAATGGGTTTAATGTCACAgatgcttctttcttttctccctaCAGGCACCACCTGGATGCAGGAAATCGTGACCCTCATATCCAGCAGAGGGGACCCGCACTTGTCCCAAACTGTGCCAAACTGGGCCCGGACTCCCTGGCTAGAGCAACATTATTTTGCTGCGGTACTGGAGGCCTCATCCACCAAACCTCGAGTCATCACCACACACCTGCCTCATCACCTGCTGGGCCCTGCGCTCCAGGGCTCTAAAGCCAAGGTAAAATATAGATGGGCCAGTAAATGAGCCAATAAAGATCACTGTTAGTGTGCTGCAGATAGACTGGTATCAGTGTAAATGAGTGTGTTTACAAGTGCATGAGTATGCTGGTTATGATCAGATTTCTTATCTGTTCTGCATGAACACGTTATCCTGGTTTTAAGAAACCCAGATATGCTCTGGAGTACTCTGATAGAAACCACGTGAACCAGGTTTCTGAAGAATCTTTGTTTCTATAGAATATCGACAATGAGATGCTGCAGCCGAAACTTGGACAGTGTTAGAATCATGTCTGCAGAGATGTGAACAACCAGGTTTCTCATGTTACATGTAAATGCAACATACATTTTCCATTAATTTACTCtctgtttttacattcattctgtcttttttatgtgaagcccTTAGTACATGTAATTTCTTTGTTGAACAGCACATTGAACTGcatttcctgtatgaaaggtgctatgctaataaagtttattaataataataataattttatttatatagcacttttcatacataagaaaatgtagcacaaagtgctttacagtcaaagataaataaaataaagaccctcccacacacacacccacacataagATCAGAAACGCACGCAATCAACACTCACATTACATCATGACATACTGAGGAAATGCCGtcttgaattaaaaacaaattaaatgaggaaacacaggagaaaatttagaaatattaaagcaataaaataataagaataaaataaacaaataaaattgaacaaaataaaaatatatataaatatatatacacacacacacatacacacatatatatatatacacatacatatacatacacacatatgaaacagaataaaataagtaaaatgaaataaaatacctAAAATTGATCAAATTAAAAATTTAGTTAAAAGCCTGACTAAAAAGGTGGATCTtaagtttgcttttaaaagtaTCAATATTGCATGTTGCCCTCAGaactattatcattattattatcattatcattaaaaCCCGTGTACCAGTGAGAATGCAAACGCAGTGCATGTTGGCCAGTAAGTGTCAAGAAACTACAGTACTGAATAGGGTACTGAGATCATTCAAAGTGTCACCAttagtttgtccaccagagagcgctAATAAGTAGATTTTTCTCAAGTGTAAAAATGTCTGGCTCTGTATGTGGCTGAAattctttaaataaatgaatctaaaaattaaataacaatGATATTTATTCTAATGAAATTTAAGGGATCCGgatgtgtttatgttaaacTAAAATTACCATTGGTCAAAAAATTGacatcaggattttttttttaacctatttTAGCCCAATATCGATAGACCAAATggtctgactctgctgctctgtgtctctcacagaTCATCTATGTGAGCAGAAACCCTAAAGATGTGTTGGTGTCCTTTTACCATTTCCACAAAATGGCCAATTTCCTGCCTGAAGCTGGCACATTTCCAGAGTTTTTACATCAATTCCTGAAGGGCACACGTGAGTTGAAGTCAGGATAAGACATATTTTAGTTTAGTAAGTAGAATTTGTtcaaatgtacagtattttgtcacgcttgtttgtttcagtgtcctATGGCTCCTGGTTTGATCATGTTAAAGACTGGACCAGTCAGACAGCAACGATGAACAATCTGCTTCACATGACCTATGAAGAGATGTCACTAGTGAGCGACAATTTATTCCTCATTCTCACCACACTAAATGCTCACAAATAAATATTCTTAAAGATACTTGTTTATCTTGTTCCCCAGTCACAAGCTCTGGGGCAGGTCTGTGATTTTAATATCAGTACTGTCTTTGTCCTGCTGTCAGGACCTACAGGGCACCATAAAGAGGGTGAGCTCTTTCCTCCAATGTCCTCTGGCGGAGGACGAGCTCAACAACtgtgtgaaacactgcagcttcagcagcatgaaagaCAACAAGATGGTCAACTACACCCTGATTGCTGAAGAGATAATGGACCACAGCAAAGGCGCCTTTATGAGGAAAGGTGGGACTCTGTTCTGTTATATGCAGATAAATCAGTCTTGATTGATAGATTGTGCCCCTTTGTCTCACAATATGGTAtccaaatgcaaaacaaacaaataaaaattacTTACAGGCCTTTTACTACTGTGGTTTCCAACCTGTGGGTCAGGCCTCCAAAGGGGTCCCAAGATGAATCTGAGGGGTCGCAAGGGAATTAAAGAGATTAAATGTAACATATGTTACACAATTTTCTCACCTACTTTTTCAGATGAAATAGTGGATACTTCCATCTCTTAATGCAGAAAATTCTGACTAGACATCTACAACTATAAACTTTAAGTTATTAGTTCCCTCTGAGCCCGTTAGAAGCGATAATAAtctaaaggaatagtttgacattttgagaaataagcTTATTTGCTTCCTGCCAAGAATTAGTTGAGGAGATTGATGCTCTCACACAGACTCTATATCTAGACATGGACAGAGCCTTAATCCTGTATTATTTCTAATGGCTGCTCgtgatttattacctcagtaaacagTTTCCTAAGGAGTTCCTGGTCTCAGTCACTAAGTTCAAGTTTGCTTCAATAtagcatgatgttcattttaaaaattaCTTGCAGTAAACCACATGATAAAGCAGGGTATGCTTTAGGGCAGTGATCCCCAACCCCCGGGCCGTGGaccggtaccggtccgtgggtcgcacagaaagaataaataacttacattatttccgtttcatttattatctgagtctgaacgatgctttattttgaaaaattagGTTTATTTCCGGTACATCTCGGTCACGTGACACGTTGCCGCTGAAATTTTAgctagcaaaatgagcaaaaaacagacatcgttAGAAAGTTTCTTTGCGAAAGGAAAAAAgcccagtgaggaggcagaggataagcctacgacttcaaagagaaagaaagctgcatctaacagacagtaccaggagtcctacttaaaatatggatttatcgCGATAGGTGATTCCCACGCACCAAGCCCGCTCTGCATCATATGCAGCGATCGACTCTCTAATGAagcaatgaagccttcaaaactgcttcgCCACTTGCAGACCAAGCACCCTGCATTAAAAGACAAGCCTTCAGaattttttgaaagaaaaaagcgggaacaggaaggacagaagCAATTACTGACGGCCACCACATCAACAAATGCGAGTGCACTGAGAGCATCATACTTGGTGGCTAACCGTATTGCTAAGGCTATGAAGCCATTCACTGTTGGTGAAGAATTGATCCT contains:
- the sult5a1 gene encoding sulfotransferase family 5A, member 1 — translated: MARLDVTEMFHGILFPGHLHTQDSLHLALKFPFQDTDILIVSYPKSGTTWMQEIVTLISSRGDPHLSQTVPNWARTPWLEQHYFAAVLEASSTKPRVITTHLPHHLLGPALQGSKAKIIYVSRNPKDVLVSFYHFHKMANFLPEAGTFPEFLHQFLKGTLSYGSWFDHVKDWTSQTATMNNLLHMTYEEMSLDLQGTIKRVSSFLQCPLAEDELNNCVKHCSFSSMKDNKMVNYTLIAEEIMDHSKGAFMRKGKIGDWKNMFTDEQNQYFTSIFKAKMHNSTLEFVWEEGDKEETHG
- the dpep1 gene encoding dipeptidase 1; protein product: MLSQFQSAVCLVLWVIGAVTVAQDAYLDRAWKLMSETPLIDGHNDLPWQLRKQFNNELNKVDLNKLNTTHTNIPKIKEGRLGAQFWSAYVPCDTQYKDAVRQTLEQIDVVHRMCQKYPETFMFATSSQDIMEAFKMKKTASLIGVEGGHSIDSSLGTLRTMYQLGVRYLTLTHSCNTPWADNWLVDTGSDPSQHNGLSPFGKQVIVEMNRLGMLIDLAHVPVAVMNQVLDMSKAPVIFSHSSAYSVCPHKRNVPDDVLKRVKETKGIVMVNFYNDYVTCSQTAKLSNVADHFDHIKKVAGADIIGFGGDYDGVTRLPEGLEDVSKVPNLVAELLRRNWTDAEVKAALGDNLLRVLREVEAVRDNLTSRSPDDVPIPYEELQSSCRTSYGYPDAGVVHSLSALALLLTLALQALIASAAY